A window of the Streptomyces sp. NBC_00454 genome harbors these coding sequences:
- the nadC gene encoding carboxylating nicotinate-nucleotide diphosphorylase, with product MSTHENDHEHNELPLVGQSEGGCGDDCACGEGEETGLDPALAQLLEDAGLDPIEVEDIAHMAISEDLDGGVDVTTVATVPEDAVATADFTAREAGTVAGLRVAEAVLSVVCTDAFEVERHAEDGDRVEPGQVLLSVRARTRDLLTGERSALNLLCLMSGIATATRAWADELEGTKAKVRDTRKTTPGLRCLEKYAVRCGGGVNHRMSLSDAALVKDNHVIAAGGVREAFKAVREQFPDLPIEVEVDTLQQVREALDAGADLILLDNFTPIETAEAVALVHGRAVLESSGRLTMHNARAYAETGVDYLAVGGLTHSSPILDIGLDLREAV from the coding sequence GTGAGCACGCACGAGAACGACCACGAGCACAACGAACTTCCCCTCGTCGGCCAGAGCGAGGGCGGCTGCGGCGACGACTGCGCCTGCGGCGAGGGCGAGGAGACCGGTCTCGACCCGGCGCTGGCCCAGCTGCTCGAAGACGCCGGCCTGGACCCGATCGAGGTCGAGGACATCGCGCACATGGCGATCTCCGAGGACCTGGACGGCGGGGTCGACGTGACCACCGTCGCCACCGTTCCCGAAGACGCCGTGGCCACCGCCGACTTCACCGCGCGCGAGGCGGGCACCGTCGCCGGCCTGCGCGTCGCCGAGGCCGTCCTGTCCGTCGTGTGCACCGACGCCTTCGAGGTGGAGCGGCACGCCGAGGACGGGGACCGCGTCGAGCCGGGCCAGGTCCTGCTGTCGGTACGGGCCCGCACCCGCGACCTGCTCACCGGCGAGCGCAGCGCCCTGAACCTGCTCTGCCTGATGTCGGGCATCGCCACGGCCACCCGCGCCTGGGCCGACGAGCTGGAGGGCACCAAGGCCAAGGTCCGCGACACCCGCAAGACCACCCCCGGCCTGCGCTGCCTGGAGAAGTACGCGGTGCGCTGCGGCGGCGGCGTCAACCACCGGATGTCGCTCTCCGACGCGGCGCTGGTCAAGGACAACCACGTCATCGCGGCGGGCGGCGTCCGCGAGGCGTTCAAGGCCGTGCGCGAGCAGTTCCCGGACCTGCCCATCGAGGTCGAGGTGGACACCCTCCAGCAGGTCCGCGAGGCCCTGGACGCGGGCGCCGACCTGATCCTGCTCGACAACTTCACCCCGATCGAGACCGCGGAGGCGGTGGCGCTGGTCCACGGCCGCGCGGTGCTGGAGTCCTCGGGCCGCCTCACCATGCACAACGCCCGCGCCTACGCCGAGACGGGCGTCGACTACCTCGCGGTCGGCGGCCTCACGCACTCCTCCCCGATCCTGGACATCGGTCTCGATCTGCGCGAGGCGGTGTAA
- a CDS encoding Rossmann-like and DUF2520 domain-containing protein, protein MNTTSQAERPARLSVGVVGAGRVGPALARALQQSGHRPVAVSGVSDASRRRAERMLPDVPVVSPAQVLQAAELVLLTVPDDALPPLVQGLAETGAIRPGQLLVHTSGRYGVSVLDPARRAGALPLALHPAMTFTGTEVDVQRLAGCSFGVTAPDELRLAAEALVIEMGGEPEWIAEVNRPLYHAALALGANHLVTLVAQSMELLRKAGVEHPDRMLGPLLGAALDNALRSGDAALTGPVARGDAGTVAAHVSELRKHAPGTVAGYLAMARTTADRALAHGLLKPELAEDLLGVLADSAEDLRGGDL, encoded by the coding sequence GTGAACACAACCTCCCAGGCGGAGCGCCCGGCCAGGCTCTCCGTCGGTGTAGTCGGAGCAGGCCGCGTCGGCCCCGCGCTGGCGCGTGCCCTGCAGCAGAGCGGCCACCGGCCGGTCGCCGTGTCCGGAGTCTCCGACGCCTCGCGCCGGCGCGCCGAGCGGATGCTGCCGGACGTGCCGGTCGTCTCGCCCGCGCAGGTCCTCCAGGCCGCCGAGCTCGTCCTGCTGACCGTCCCCGACGACGCCCTGCCGCCGCTGGTCCAGGGCCTCGCCGAGACCGGCGCGATCCGCCCCGGGCAGCTCCTCGTCCACACCTCCGGGCGCTACGGGGTCTCCGTGCTGGACCCGGCCCGCCGCGCGGGCGCGCTCCCGCTGGCCCTGCACCCCGCGATGACCTTCACCGGCACCGAGGTGGACGTACAGCGCCTGGCCGGCTGCTCCTTCGGCGTGACCGCCCCCGACGAGCTGCGGCTCGCCGCGGAGGCCCTGGTCATCGAGATGGGCGGGGAACCCGAGTGGATCGCCGAGGTGAACCGCCCGCTCTACCACGCGGCCCTCGCCCTCGGCGCGAACCACCTGGTCACCCTGGTCGCCCAGTCGATGGAACTGCTGCGCAAGGCGGGAGTCGAGCACCCCGACCGGATGCTCGGCCCGCTGCTGGGCGCGGCCCTCGACAACGCCCTGCGCTCCGGTGACGCCGCCCTGACCGGCCCGGTGGCCCGGGGCGACGCCGGCACCGTCGCCGCGCACGTCTCGGAGCTGCGCAAGCACGCCCCCGGCACGGTCGCCGGATACCTCGCGATGGCCCGTACGACCGCGGACCGGGCGCTCGCGCACGGCCTGCTCAAGCCCGAACTCGCCGAGGACCTCCTCGGCGTCCTCGCCGACAGCGCCGAAGACCTCCGGGGCGGTGACCTGTGA
- a CDS encoding type III pantothenate kinase, which translates to MLLTIDVGNTHTVLGLFDGDEIVEHWRISTDPSRTADELAVLMQGLMGMHPMLGNELGDGIHGIAICSTVPAVLHELREVTRRYYGDVPAVIVEPGTKTGVPILMDNPKEVGADRIVNAVAVVELYGGPAIVVDLGTATTFDAVSAKGEYVGGVISPGIEISMEALGVRGAQLRKIELARPRNVVGKSTVEAMQSGVVYGFAGQVDGIVTRMAKELAGPNGAPDDVRVIATGGLAPIVLGEASVIDDHEPWLTLIGLRLVYERNAPTFE; encoded by the coding sequence GTGCTCCTCACCATCGACGTGGGCAATACCCATACGGTCCTGGGCCTGTTCGACGGTGACGAGATCGTCGAGCACTGGCGGATCTCGACCGACCCGAGCCGCACGGCCGACGAGCTGGCCGTGCTCATGCAGGGCCTGATGGGCATGCACCCGATGCTCGGCAACGAGCTGGGCGACGGCATCCACGGCATCGCGATCTGCTCGACGGTGCCGGCGGTCCTGCACGAGCTGCGCGAGGTGACCCGCCGCTACTACGGCGATGTTCCGGCGGTGATCGTGGAGCCCGGCACCAAGACGGGCGTCCCGATCCTGATGGACAACCCGAAGGAGGTCGGCGCCGACCGCATCGTCAACGCGGTCGCGGTGGTCGAGCTCTACGGCGGCCCGGCGATCGTGGTGGACCTCGGGACCGCCACCACCTTCGACGCGGTGTCCGCGAAGGGCGAGTACGTGGGCGGGGTGATCTCCCCGGGCATCGAGATCTCGATGGAGGCCCTCGGCGTACGCGGGGCCCAGCTCCGCAAGATCGAGCTGGCCCGCCCGCGCAACGTCGTCGGCAAGTCCACGGTCGAGGCGATGCAGTCGGGCGTGGTCTACGGGTTCGCCGGCCAGGTCGACGGGATCGTGACCCGCATGGCCAAGGAGCTGGCCGGCCCGAACGGCGCCCCGGACGACGTCCGCGTCATCGCCACGGGCGGCCTGGCGCCGATCGTCCTCGGCGAGGCCTCGGTCATCGACGACCACGAGCCCTGGCTGACCCTGATCGGCCTGCGGCTGGTCTACGAGCGCAACGCGCCCACCTTCGAGTAG
- a CDS encoding low specificity L-threonine aldolase, translating to MNEDTEAVAERLVAAGRAAARKLSHSLREATLAELLADLGGLAGPDGPAPDPDEPGDIYGDGVVARLERRVAQLLGTEDAAFFPTGTMAQQIALRCWAGRTGNPVVALHPMSHPERWEGGAMSTVSGLRSVHTTGEPRQPTASEIAELPEPFGTLMLELPLRDAGFLLPTWEELSAVVATAREREAVVHIDGARLWESTVHFDRTLPEIVELADSVYVSFYKSLGGLSGAALAGSASLVSEARVWRHRYGGQIFRQFPAALSALAGLERELPKLPSYVAHARVVASALSAALGSSPEVPWFRINPEVPHTHQFQVWLPYDADRLTEAGVRLAEETGTLLFRRWSPDGPPGLSVTELEVTEPGLSWTQTDVTEAVRGFVARL from the coding sequence ATGAACGAGGACACGGAAGCGGTGGCGGAGCGGCTCGTGGCGGCCGGGCGGGCGGCTGCGCGCAAGCTCTCGCACAGCCTGCGGGAGGCGACCCTGGCCGAGCTGCTGGCGGACCTGGGCGGCCTGGCCGGGCCCGACGGCCCGGCCCCGGACCCCGACGAGCCGGGCGACATCTACGGCGACGGGGTGGTGGCCCGGCTGGAGCGGCGGGTGGCACAGCTGCTGGGGACCGAGGACGCGGCGTTCTTCCCGACCGGGACCATGGCCCAGCAGATCGCGCTGCGCTGCTGGGCCGGCCGGACCGGGAACCCGGTGGTCGCCCTGCACCCGATGAGCCATCCGGAGCGCTGGGAGGGCGGGGCCATGTCCACGGTCTCGGGGCTGCGGAGCGTCCACACGACGGGCGAACCGCGCCAGCCGACGGCCTCGGAGATCGCGGAGCTGCCTGAGCCGTTCGGGACGCTGATGCTGGAGCTGCCGCTGCGGGACGCCGGTTTCCTGCTGCCCACGTGGGAGGAGCTGTCGGCCGTGGTGGCCACCGCCCGGGAACGCGAGGCGGTCGTCCACATCGACGGTGCCCGGCTGTGGGAGTCCACGGTGCACTTCGACCGCACCCTCCCGGAGATCGTGGAGCTGGCCGACTCGGTGTACGTCTCCTTCTACAAGTCGCTCGGCGGCCTCAGCGGCGCGGCCCTCGCCGGGTCCGCCTCCCTGGTCTCGGAGGCCAGGGTGTGGCGCCACCGGTACGGGGGCCAGATCTTCCGCCAGTTCCCGGCCGCGCTCTCCGCCCTGGCCGGGCTGGAGCGGGAGCTCCCGAAGCTCCCCTCCTACGTCGCCCACGCGCGCGTGGTGGCCTCCGCCCTCTCGGCGGCCCTGGGCTCGTCCCCCGAAGTCCCCTGGTTCCGGATCAACCCGGAGGTTCCGCACACCCACCAGTTCCAGGTGTGGCTCCCGTACGACGCGGACCGGCTCACGGAGGCGGGGGTCCGGCTGGCGGAGGAGACGGGCACGCTCCTCTTCCGCCGCTGGTCCCCCGACGGCCCGCCGGGCCTGTCGGTGACGGAGCTGGAGGTCACCGAGCCGGGCCTGTCCTGGACGCAGACGGACGTGACCGAGGCGGTACGGGGCTTCGTGGCCCGGCTCTAG
- a CDS encoding M28 family metallopeptidase, which produces MPARRIAAATAALAAAALVSPLLLAGPAGATGSPQSDAARGEALARKLVKDSTGKGAYTHLQVLQAIADHNKGTRVAGSKGHEQSAQYVEAVMRAYGYKVTRNEFDFVFVQTIAETLKVNGAGGRDIPVKLMTYTASGPENGVTAQVAVAPVDADGTNGCEPGDFAAGAFTGKVALIKRGGCTFAAKQQNAAAAGAVGAIIYNNTAGALNGTIGGPDAGRIPTGGVTQEEGEKLAAEATAGPVQVTLDIREFRENRKTFNVIAETRGGDENNTVFLGAHLDSVAAGPGINDNGSGSAGILQVAQHLASSQTKIKNKVKFAWWSAEEFGLLGSEAYVGGLTDAQKKQIKLYLNFDMIASPNAAYFVYDGDDSDKVGSGPGPEGSAQLEKGITDFLDGRGIPHEGSDFTGRSDYGPFIDAGIPSGGTDTGAEGIKTAAQAAKFGGQAGVAYDVNYHGKGDTIANINQKSLDINVDVIANAVGHYAFDLAPLTQPVVSKPTTGSGENGGLRPGHDHDVTE; this is translated from the coding sequence ATGCCCGCACGCCGTATAGCCGCAGCCACCGCCGCCCTGGCCGCCGCGGCCCTCGTCTCCCCTCTGCTCCTCGCCGGGCCGGCCGGCGCCACCGGCAGCCCCCAGAGCGATGCCGCCAGGGGCGAGGCGCTGGCCAGGAAGCTGGTCAAGGACTCGACCGGCAAGGGCGCCTACACCCACCTGCAGGTCCTGCAGGCCATCGCCGACCACAACAAGGGCACCCGCGTGGCGGGCTCCAAGGGCCACGAGCAGTCGGCCCAGTACGTCGAGGCCGTAATGAGGGCGTACGGGTACAAGGTCACCAGGAACGAGTTCGACTTCGTCTTCGTCCAGACGATCGCCGAGACCCTGAAGGTCAACGGCGCCGGCGGCCGCGACATCCCGGTCAAGCTGATGACGTACACCGCCAGCGGCCCGGAGAACGGCGTGACGGCCCAGGTCGCCGTCGCCCCCGTCGACGCGGACGGCACGAACGGCTGCGAGCCCGGCGACTTCGCCGCGGGCGCCTTCACCGGCAAGGTCGCCCTGATCAAGCGCGGCGGCTGCACCTTCGCGGCCAAGCAGCAGAACGCGGCGGCCGCCGGCGCGGTCGGCGCGATCATCTACAACAACACGGCGGGCGCCCTCAACGGCACCATAGGCGGCCCGGACGCGGGCAGGATCCCGACCGGTGGCGTCACCCAGGAGGAGGGCGAGAAGCTCGCCGCCGAGGCCACGGCCGGTCCGGTCCAGGTCACCCTCGACATCCGGGAGTTCCGGGAGAACCGCAAGACCTTCAACGTCATCGCGGAGACCCGGGGCGGCGACGAGAACAACACCGTCTTCCTCGGGGCGCACCTCGACTCCGTCGCGGCGGGTCCGGGCATCAACGACAACGGCTCGGGCTCGGCCGGCATCCTCCAGGTCGCGCAGCACCTCGCGAGCAGCCAGACGAAGATCAAGAACAAGGTCAAGTTCGCCTGGTGGTCGGCGGAGGAGTTCGGCCTGCTCGGCTCCGAGGCGTACGTCGGCGGTCTGACGGACGCGCAGAAGAAGCAGATCAAGCTCTACCTCAACTTCGACATGATCGCCTCGCCCAACGCCGCGTACTTCGTCTACGACGGCGACGACTCGGACAAGGTCGGCTCGGGCCCCGGCCCCGAGGGCTCCGCGCAGCTGGAGAAGGGCATCACCGACTTCCTCGACGGCCGCGGCATCCCCCACGAGGGCTCCGACTTCACCGGGCGCTCGGACTACGGCCCGTTCATCGACGCCGGGATCCCCTCCGGCGGCACCGACACGGGCGCGGAGGGCATCAAGACGGCCGCCCAGGCGGCGAAGTTCGGCGGCCAGGCGGGCGTCGCGTACGACGTGAACTACCACGGCAAGGGCGACACGATCGCGAACATCAACCAGAAGTCGCTCGACATCAACGTCGACGTGATCGCGAACGCGGTCGGCCACTACGCCTTCGACCTCGCGCCGCTGACGCAGCCGGTCGTCTCGAAGCCGACCACCGGTTCCGGCGAGAACGGCGGCCTGCGTCCGGGCCACGACCACGACGTGACGGAGTAA
- a CDS encoding L-aspartate oxidase, translating to MRLHAQAPGWSVDADVVVVGSGVAGLTAALRCAAAGRRTVVVTKARLDDGSTRWAQGGIAAALGDGDTPEQHLEDTLVAGAGLCDEAAVRLLVTEGPGAVRRLIAAGAVFDTSAETGEIELTREGGHHRRRIAHAGGDATGAEISRALVEAVHAAGIETVENALVLDLLQDAQGRTAGVTLHVMGEGQHDGVGAVHAPAVILATGGMGQVFSATTNPSVSTGDGVALALRAGAEVSDLEFVQFHPTVLFLGADAEGQQPLVSEAVRGEGAYLVDADGVRFMTGQHELAELAPRDIVAKGIMRRMQEQGTQHMYLDARHFGAQMWEQRFPTILAACRSHGIDPVTEPIPVAPAAHYASGGVRTDLHGRTTVPGLYACGEVACTGVHGANRLASNSLLEGLVFAERIADEIIGAAGEPAGNGPGVPVPATGPLQPAEARYEIQRIMTDGAGVLRSAASLSRAAAALEALYATALTELETQGKTAVPGTETWEATNLLCVARVLVAAAQRRAETRGCHWREDHPDRDDADWRRHLVVRLSATERRALVVTPTESADFPSVQIPLSTDSLEQ from the coding sequence ATACGGCTGCACGCCCAGGCCCCCGGCTGGTCCGTGGACGCCGACGTCGTGGTCGTCGGATCCGGAGTCGCGGGCCTGACCGCCGCACTGCGCTGCGCCGCCGCGGGCCGCCGTACCGTCGTCGTCACCAAGGCCCGCCTCGACGACGGATCCACCCGCTGGGCCCAGGGCGGCATCGCCGCCGCCCTCGGCGACGGGGACACCCCCGAGCAGCACCTCGAGGACACCCTGGTCGCGGGCGCGGGCCTGTGCGACGAGGCCGCCGTCCGGCTCCTGGTCACCGAGGGCCCGGGCGCCGTACGCCGCCTCATCGCGGCCGGCGCCGTCTTCGACACCTCCGCCGAGACCGGCGAGATAGAGCTCACCCGCGAGGGCGGGCACCACCGCCGCCGCATCGCGCACGCGGGCGGCGACGCCACCGGCGCCGAGATCTCCCGCGCCCTCGTCGAAGCCGTCCACGCGGCGGGCATCGAGACCGTGGAGAACGCCCTCGTCCTGGACCTCCTCCAGGACGCGCAGGGCCGTACCGCGGGCGTCACCCTGCACGTCATGGGCGAGGGCCAGCACGACGGCGTGGGCGCCGTCCACGCGCCCGCCGTGATCCTCGCGACCGGCGGCATGGGCCAGGTCTTCTCCGCGACCACCAACCCCTCCGTCTCCACCGGCGACGGGGTGGCGCTCGCGCTGCGCGCCGGAGCCGAGGTCTCGGACCTCGAATTCGTGCAGTTCCACCCCACCGTGCTCTTCCTCGGCGCCGACGCCGAAGGCCAGCAGCCCCTGGTGTCGGAGGCGGTCCGCGGCGAAGGCGCGTACCTCGTCGACGCCGACGGCGTCCGCTTCATGACCGGCCAGCACGAGCTCGCCGAGCTCGCGCCCCGCGACATCGTCGCCAAGGGCATCATGCGCCGCATGCAGGAGCAGGGCACGCAGCACATGTACCTGGACGCCCGGCACTTCGGCGCGCAGATGTGGGAGCAGCGCTTCCCGACCATCCTCGCCGCCTGCCGCTCGCACGGCATCGACCCGGTCACCGAGCCCATCCCCGTCGCCCCGGCCGCGCACTACGCCTCCGGCGGCGTCCGCACCGACCTGCACGGCCGCACCACGGTCCCCGGCCTGTACGCGTGCGGCGAGGTCGCCTGCACCGGAGTGCACGGCGCGAACCGGCTCGCCTCCAACTCCCTGCTGGAGGGCCTGGTCTTCGCCGAGCGGATCGCCGACGAGATCATCGGCGCGGCCGGCGAGCCCGCCGGCAACGGCCCCGGCGTCCCCGTCCCGGCCACCGGCCCCCTCCAGCCCGCCGAGGCGCGCTACGAGATCCAGCGCATCATGACCGACGGCGCGGGCGTGCTCCGCTCCGCCGCATCGCTGAGCCGGGCCGCCGCCGCCCTCGAAGCCCTGTACGCGACGGCCCTCACCGAGCTGGAGACCCAGGGCAAGACGGCCGTCCCCGGCACCGAGACCTGGGAGGCCACCAACCTGCTGTGCGTGGCCCGGGTCCTGGTCGCCGCCGCCCAGCGGCGCGCGGAGACCCGCGGCTGCCACTGGCGCGAGGACCACCCCGACCGGGACGACGCCGACTGGCGCCGCCACCTCGTCGTACGCCTGTCGGCGACCGAGCGGCGGGCCCTGGTCGTCACGCCCACCGAGTCGGCGGACTTCCCTTCCGTACAGATCCCCTTGAGCACCGACAGCCTGGAGCAGTAA
- the panC gene encoding pantoate--beta-alanine ligase: protein MILLDTAAELHELPRAAATGRRAVVMTMGALHEGHATLVRAARAQAGPDGQVVVTVFVNPLQFGAGEDLDRYPRTLDADLALAEAAGADAVFAPAVEEVYPGGDPQVRVSAGPMGERLEGATRPGHFDGMLTVVAKLLHLTRPDLALFGQKDAQQLALIRRMVTDLNFPVEVVGVPTVREEDGLALSSRNRYLSPVERRTALALSRALFAGRDRLAAQAALLDRAEAQGPPAGDERATGLARLGEIRASADAHAVSAAVAGLPGAGLPDAVRAAARHVLVEAGRHEPPLVLDYLALVDPQDFTDAGPGFSGQAVLAVAAKVGTTRLIDNIPLEFGAHA, encoded by the coding sequence GTGATCCTCCTCGACACCGCCGCCGAGCTGCACGAGCTCCCCCGCGCCGCCGCCACCGGCCGCCGCGCCGTGGTCATGACCATGGGCGCCCTCCACGAGGGCCACGCCACCCTGGTCCGCGCCGCCCGCGCCCAGGCCGGCCCCGACGGGCAGGTCGTGGTCACCGTCTTCGTCAACCCCCTCCAGTTCGGGGCGGGCGAGGACCTCGACCGCTACCCCCGCACCCTCGACGCCGACCTGGCCCTCGCCGAAGCGGCGGGCGCCGACGCCGTGTTCGCACCCGCCGTCGAAGAGGTCTACCCCGGCGGTGACCCCCAGGTGCGGGTCAGCGCCGGCCCGATGGGCGAGCGCCTCGAAGGCGCCACCCGCCCCGGCCACTTCGACGGCATGCTGACCGTCGTCGCCAAGCTGCTCCACCTCACCCGCCCCGACCTGGCGCTCTTCGGCCAGAAGGACGCGCAGCAACTGGCCCTGATCCGGCGGATGGTGACCGACCTGAACTTCCCCGTGGAGGTGGTCGGCGTACCGACCGTCCGCGAGGAGGACGGGCTCGCGCTGTCCTCGCGCAACCGCTACCTCTCGCCCGTGGAGCGCCGCACGGCACTGGCCCTGTCCCGCGCCCTGTTCGCGGGCCGCGACCGGCTCGCCGCCCAGGCGGCGCTGCTGGACCGCGCCGAGGCCCAGGGGCCCCCGGCCGGCGACGAGCGGGCCACCGGCCTGGCCCGGCTCGGCGAGATCCGGGCCTCCGCCGACGCGCACGCCGTCTCGGCGGCCGTCGCGGGACTCCCGGGCGCCGGACTGCCCGACGCCGTACGGGCCGCCGCACGGCACGTCCTGGTGGAGGCGGGCCGCCACGAGCCGCCCCTCGTACTGGACTACCTGGCGCTGGTGGACCCGCAGGACTTCACCGATGCCGGTCCCGGCTTCAGCGGGCAGGCCGTGCTGGCCGTCGCCGCGAAGGTGGGCACGACCCGGCTGATCGACAACATTCCATTGGAGTTCGGAGCACACGCGTGA
- a CDS encoding DUF5937 family protein: MSVTIDITGLPAERIGFAASPLAELCMTLHALSQPGHHPGLASWSATTTASLDPDIADRLLEGDFMWRSSFADIFMPYAGIPGGSGRPGATLAAELDVLDRLDDERFVTGALEHCRVGLHYNGGGPSPLSDPATRTKVLEAASARGGRQLDFVVRMLDDTASVRVWLRRLMEDCDEAFFAETWRRIEPRQSADVRHKTELLRRKGLPAVLKEVSSALSVDEGMTTVTADKMMQGSTTATDPRIGEGLLFVPTNFGWPHLLVLHAPGWRPVVHYPIGSPELASSPGSVELLQRRMEALAHPMRMMLCRSLARAPYTTGELAAACGITAPEVSRHLAVMKKAGLLKTRRQGRYVQHQLDLSAVARIGSDFIEGILR, encoded by the coding sequence ATGAGCGTGACCATCGACATCACCGGGCTCCCCGCCGAGCGGATCGGTTTCGCGGCGTCCCCGCTCGCGGAGCTCTGCATGACGTTGCACGCGCTCTCCCAGCCCGGCCACCACCCCGGGCTCGCCTCCTGGAGCGCCACCACCACCGCCTCCCTCGACCCGGACATCGCGGACCGGCTGCTGGAGGGCGATTTCATGTGGCGCAGCTCCTTCGCCGACATCTTCATGCCGTACGCGGGGATCCCGGGAGGCTCCGGCCGGCCCGGCGCCACGCTCGCCGCCGAGCTGGACGTACTCGACCGGCTGGACGACGAGCGGTTCGTGACGGGCGCCCTGGAGCACTGCCGGGTGGGGCTGCACTACAACGGCGGTGGACCGTCGCCGCTCTCGGATCCGGCCACCCGGACGAAGGTGTTGGAGGCGGCCTCCGCGCGCGGAGGCCGCCAGCTGGACTTCGTCGTGCGGATGCTCGACGACACCGCCTCGGTCCGGGTGTGGCTGCGGCGGCTGATGGAGGACTGCGACGAGGCCTTCTTCGCGGAGACCTGGCGGCGGATCGAGCCCCGGCAGAGCGCGGACGTCCGCCACAAGACGGAGCTGCTGCGCCGCAAGGGGCTGCCGGCCGTGCTCAAGGAGGTCTCCTCGGCGCTGAGCGTCGACGAGGGGATGACCACCGTCACGGCGGACAAGATGATGCAGGGCTCCACGACCGCCACCGATCCCCGAATAGGCGAGGGCCTGCTGTTCGTGCCCACGAACTTCGGCTGGCCTCACCTTCTGGTGCTGCACGCCCCCGGCTGGCGTCCGGTCGTCCACTACCCGATCGGCTCTCCCGAACTGGCCTCCTCCCCGGGGTCGGTGGAGCTGCTGCAGCGGCGCATGGAGGCCCTGGCCCATCCGATGCGGATGATGCTGTGCCGCAGCCTGGCGCGGGCCCCGTACACGACGGGCGAGCTCGCGGCCGCGTGCGGGATCACCGCGCCGGAGGTGTCGCGCCATCTGGCGGTGATGAAGAAGGCCGGACTGCTCAAGACGCGCCGTCAGGGCCGCTACGTCCAGCACCAGTTGGACCTTTCGGCGGTCGCGCGGATCGGCTCCGATTTCATCGAGGGCATTCTGCGCTAG
- a CDS encoding DUF397 domain-containing protein, with product MTARPEWQKSSYCGDGTACVYVAAAPGALVRVADRADPAHLVMATTRAAWAEFLQTVKETV from the coding sequence ATGACCGCTCGGCCCGAATGGCAGAAGTCGTCCTACTGCGGTGACGGCACCGCCTGCGTGTACGTCGCCGCCGCCCCCGGGGCCCTGGTGCGGGTGGCGGACCGGGCCGACCCGGCCCACCTGGTCATGGCCACCACCCGTGCGGCCTGGGCGGAATTCCTCCAGACGGTCAAAGAGACGGTCTGA